Proteins encoded by one window of Acetivibrio thermocellus ATCC 27405:
- a CDS encoding ABC transporter ATP-binding protein translates to MRLKIEGLSKSYKKKKALDSVNLFISNGIYGLLGPNGAGKTTLMRILAGLIAPDEGRIEFDGEDVLKNMDKFRYKIGYLPQEFGCYKSITVEECLDTIGVLKGIRAPERKKQIEQVLAEVNLSNEAKKKVGALSGGMRRRLGIAQAMLGNPAFIMVDEPTAGLDPEERIRFRGFIRRVAANRVVLLSTHIIEDIKNNCDGLALINNGKVKQFDGFEELENMAKGKVWKMVINSNDFYKIEGKYKILSTNTNADNNLEIRVYSEEKPSEDAEAVQPTVEEGYLTWINA, encoded by the coding sequence ATGAGATTGAAAATAGAGGGCCTGTCAAAAAGCTACAAAAAGAAAAAAGCTCTTGATTCTGTCAACTTGTTTATTTCAAACGGAATCTACGGTCTTTTGGGACCCAACGGTGCCGGAAAGACAACTCTGATGAGGATTCTTGCCGGGCTTATAGCGCCGGATGAAGGGAGAATTGAATTTGACGGGGAAGATGTGCTGAAAAATATGGACAAATTTCGCTACAAGATAGGCTATTTACCTCAGGAATTCGGGTGCTACAAGAGTATAACGGTTGAAGAGTGCCTGGATACGATAGGTGTTTTAAAGGGAATAAGGGCTCCGGAGCGGAAAAAGCAAATAGAACAGGTTCTTGCTGAGGTTAATTTGAGTAATGAGGCAAAGAAAAAAGTCGGAGCCCTGTCGGGAGGAATGAGAAGAAGGCTGGGAATTGCACAGGCTATGCTGGGCAATCCTGCATTTATTATGGTTGATGAACCTACAGCTGGTCTGGACCCTGAGGAGCGTATAAGGTTCAGAGGATTTATAAGAAGAGTTGCCGCAAACAGGGTTGTATTGCTGTCCACTCATATTATTGAAGACATTAAAAACAATTGCGATGGACTGGCATTAATAAATAACGGCAAGGTTAAGCAGTTTGACGGTTTTGAAGAATTGGAAAACATGGCAAAAGGGAAAGTATGGAAAATGGTTATAAACAGTAATGATTTTTATAAAATAGAGGGCAAGTACAAGATACTTTCAACAAACACCAATGCGGATAATAATTTGGAAATTCGGGTTTATTCCGAAGAAAAACCGTCGGAAGATGCGGAGGCGGTTCAACCAACGGTGGAGGAAGGTTATTTGACATGGATAAACGCGTAA